CCACATGCGTCCGCCCGTCACCGCCCCGTCCCCGCTCAAGCCCAGGCCGACTTGCTGATCGCATTCATGATCGGCAGGCTGCCGAGAAGGGTCCAGATGCAAGGCGCCCGACGATCCGGCGAGTGAGGCGGGCTGGTGCCCGCCGCAGGGAGGATTTCGCCCACTCGACGGGCTCGCGGGCGCAAGGTGCGCACCGCCGCAGATGGGCCCTTCTCGGCGGCCTGCCCAGGGCCACGGCCCGGGGGCGCCTGTGAACGGTCATAATGCGCCGGCCGCATGCTGTGTTCGCTGAGTGTGGCCGGCGCATTGACAGTCGAGCAGCTGATGAGTGCTCTCGCGGACTGAGGGGCGCAGGGCGAGACGGAAGTGAACAGGCGCCCCCGGGCCGTGGCCCGACACGGTTCATGCGAGAGGCGCAAGGCAGCCGGCCGCGCCCTTTCGTGCTAGAATCACCGCACATTTCATCTCAGATTCGGAGGCACTGATGATCCGCAGGGAATCCGACCGGTCGATCGCCTATTTCACCATGGAGATCGGCCTGCGCAACGACATCCCGACCTTCAGCGGCGGCCTCGGCGTGCTCGCCGGCGACACCATCAAGTCCGCGGCGGACCTGGCGCTGCCGGTCGTCGTCGCCACGCTGCTCTCCCGCAAGGGATACTTCCGCCAGGAGATCGACGCCGAGGGGCGCCAGCACGAGCACCCCGTCACCTGGGACCCCGCCGCCGTGATGAAGCTGCAGAGCCCGCGCGTGCGCATCCAGATCGAGGGGCGCCCCGTCGCCATCCAGGCCTGGCGCTACGACGTCGCGAGCCTGGGCACGCCCGGCGTCGTCGTCCCGGTCTACTTCCTCGACACGGACGTCGCCGGCAACGACCCGCGCGACCGCGAGATCACCGACGCGCTCTACAGCGGGGACGCGCGCCACCGCCTCAAGCAGGAGTCGGTCCTCGGGATCGGGGGCGTGCGCATGCTCGAGGCCCTGGGCTACACCCGCCTGCGCAAGTACCACATGAACGAGGGGCACGCGAGCCTGCTCACGCTCGAGCTGCTGCGCCGCTCGCGCCGCAGCATCGAGGAGGTCTGGGACGAGAGCCTCGTCTACAACCGCGACGAGGTGCGCCAGCGCTGCGTCTTCACGACGCACACGCCCGTGGACGCCGGCCACGACCGCTTCCCGTGGGAGCTGGTGCGCGAGGTGCTCGAGGAGATCGTCCCGCTGCGGATGCTGCGCGATCTCGGCGGCGAGGACGAGCTGAACATGACGCGCCTGGCGCTGAACCTCTCGAACTACGTCAACGGCGTCGCCAAGAAGCACGGCGCGGTCTCGCAGGGGATGTTCCCGGGGTACGAGATCCACGCGATCACCAACGGCGTGCATTCCTACACCTGGACGTGCGAGGAGTTCAAGGCGCTCTACAACCGCTACCTCCCCGGGTGGGCCAACGAGCCGGAGCTGTTCGTGCGCGTCGGCGCCATTCCCGACGACCAGCTCTGGGAGGCGCACCAGGAGGCCAAGCGCCGGCTGCTCGACATCGTCGCCGAGCGCAGCGGCCGGCGCCTCTCGCCGGACATCCTGACGATCGGCTTCGCGCGCCGCGCGACCGCCTACAAGCGCGCCGACCTGCTCTTCTCGGACCTCGAGCGGCTGCGGCGGATCGCGCGGGGGCGCCTGCAGGTGATCTACGGCGGCAAGGCGCATCCGCACGACGAGGCGGGCAAGCGGCTGATCGAGAGCATCCACCGCTTCGCGCGCGAGCTGGGCGAGGAGATCCCGGTGGTCTACGTCGAGAACTACGACATGGACCTGGCGCTGCGCATGGTCTCGGGCGTCGATGTCTGGCTGAACACGCCGCTGCGGCCGCGCGAGGCGTCGGGCACTTCCGGGATGAAGGCGGCGCACAACGGCGTGCTGAACTTCTCCGTTCTCGACGGCTGGTGGATCGAGGGGCACATCGAGTGCTTCACGGGCTGGTCGATAGGGCCGGAGCCGACGGAGATCAGCTGCCTCGTCGAGAACGACGGCTGCCAGGACGCGGACAGCCTCTACGAGAAGCTCGAGGACTACGTGATCCCGCTGTACTACCGCGAGCGCCACACGTGGGTGCGGATGATGCAGAACGCGATCGGCAAGAACGCGTACTTCTTCAACACGCACAGAATGATGCGCCGCTACGTCACGGAAGCCTACATCAGGTAGGGGAGGGCAATGCGATGGCAGCCATGGGGTTCATCGGGGCGGGGAACATGGGCGAGGCCCTCATCCGGGGGCTCATCGGCGGGCGGGTCGTCCGTCCGGCCGACCTCTGGGTGAGCGAGCCGGACGCGGCGCGCCGGGCGCGCCTGGTCAAGGGCTACCGCGTGCGCGCCGCCGCCGGCAACGCCGACCTCGCGCGCCGCTGCGGCGTGATCGTCCTGGCGGTCAAGCCGCAGCTGGTGCCGGCCGTGCTCGCGGAGATCGCGCCGTTCGTCGGCCGCGGCAAGCTCGTGGTCTCGATCGCGGCGGGCGTCACCCTGGCGACGCTCGAGAAGGCGCTCAAGGCGCGGCTGGTGCGGACGATGCCCAACACGCCGGCGCTCGTCGGCGAGGGCGCGACGGCCATCGCCTGGGGGCGCGGCGCTTCGGCCGCGGACAAGAAGCTCGTGCGGAAGCTCTTCGGGGCGGTCGGCACGACGGTCGAAGTCGGCGAGGGGCTGATGGACGCCGTGACCGGCCTCTCGGGCAGCGGCCCGGCCTTCGTCTTCACGGTGATCCAGGCGCTCGCCGACGGTGGGGTGCAGGCCGGGCTGCCGCGGGCGATCGCCCGCGAGCTGGCCGCGCAGACGGTGCTCGGTGCGGCCCAGATGGTTCTGGCGACCGGCCAGCACCCGCACCAGCTGCGCGACCAGGTCGCGTCGCCGGGCGGGACGACGATCCGCGGCATCGCGGAGCTGGAAGAGCGCGGCGTCCCCGGCGCGTTCATGGCGGCCGTGCGCGCGGCGGCGGCCCGCTCGAAGGAATTGTCGGGACAATAACGGGAAAGAAAGGGGACAGTCCCCATTTACGCTTCCTCGTAAATGGGGACTGTCCCCTTTTTCGGGGCGCGATGGGTGACCTGAGAATTTCGGCTGTCCCCGGCGGCATCCTCCTCGACGTGCACCTGCGCCCGCGCGCCTCGCGCGCCGGCGTCGGCGGCGTGCGCGACGGCGCCCTCGAGCTGCGCGTCTGCGCCCCGCCCGTCGAGGGCGAGGCCAACGCGGCGGCGCGCGAGCTGCTCGCCGATCTCCTCGGCGTCTCCCGCTCGCGGGTTGTCCTGCACGGCGGCGAGAAGTCCCGCCGCAAGGTCTTCCGAGTCGACGGCCTCGACCCGGCCGAGGCGTTGCGGCGGCTGGCGGCGGCGGGCGCCGATCTAGGGGGAGGCTGAGGCCCCGGTCCCGGCCAGGCGGCGCGACACCTCCTGCAGCAGCGCCCCGATCTCCCGGTCCGCCGGGTACCGCGCCGCCCCTTCGCGCAGCAGCGCCTCCGAGCGCCGCAGCTCCCCGCGCCCGGCGTAGATGCCGCCGAGCCTGGCGTACAGCCGCGGCACCGCGGGCAGGTCCCCGGGGCGCACGCGCAGCGCCTTCTCGTACTCGGCGAACGCGCGCTCGAACTCGCCCCGGTCCCAGTACCGGTTGCCCTGGTTGCTGTAGTCGATGAAGAAGCTGACCTCGTCCAGCGGCGGCACCGGCGCGTACACGAACCACCCGAGCGCCGCCGCGAGCGCGCCGAGCGCGGCCAGGGCGCCAGTGCGGCGCCGGCGCGCCCACTCGACCGCGCGCGCCAGCGCCAGGGCGCCCAGCAGCGACAGCGGCACGATCAGCGGCAGCCGGTAGCGGCCGTAGACCAGGATAGCGCTCGTCCCGGCCGTGAACAGGGCCGTGAAGGCGACCGGGAACGCCAGCGCCCGGCTCCCCGCCGCGAGCGCGAGGCCCGTCAGTCCCAGCGCGGAGACGAGGCCGAAGCCCCAGGGGAGCAGTCGCAGCGGCCGGTGGCGCTCCTCGTAGAACTCGAACGTCCGCGTGTCGGTGATCTCGGCCGCGCCGACCGTCCAGCGGAAGCGGCGCCAGAAGCGCCTCGCCGCCAGCGCGGGCTGCGCGGCGATGTCCCGGAGGCCCTCGCGGAGCCAGAACGCCGACACCTCCGACGGCCTGAGGCGGCGGCCCGTCCGGCGCTCGGCCTCCGCCGCGAAGCCGCGCTCCTCGCTCACCGCGTTGGAGACAGCGAACGGCGGCACCGTGTACGCGCCCGTGAGGTTGCCCTCGCCGTTGCCCATGTAGAACGTGTTCCCGCCAGTGGAGCACACGAGCAGGAAGCTGCGGTCCTGGAGCCAGTTGTGCGCGGTCGCGGGCGCCAGCGCGAGCGCGAACCCGAGGGTGAAGAACGCCGCCGAGCGCGCCGCCGGCCGTCCCGCCCCGCGGGCGTTGACGGCGAGGTGGGCCCAGACGGCCGGCGCGGCGACGAGCAGCAGCGTGTGCGCGAGCGAGGCGGCGCCTCCGGAGAGCCCCGCGAGCAGCCAGCGTCCCGGCGTCCCGCGCTCGCTGGCGCGTCCCACCTGGTGGAAAGTCAGCGCCGTCAGGAAGAGGACGAGGGAGGTCTTCTCCGCGAACAGCTCGTAGGAGACAGGCGCGGCGCAGAACCCGACCAGCGCCGCCGCCGCGACGGCGGCGCCCCGGCCGACCCACCGCCGCGCCGCCAGGAACACGAGGGCGACGGTCCCCACCCCCAGCAGGACGTTGAGGGACCGCGCGAGCGCGAGCCCGTCGCCGGCGATGCGGTAGAGAAGCGCCAGGACGTAGGCGTACAGCGGCGTCGTGAAGAACGAGGCGCCGCGCGCCCAGTGGCCCTGGGCGATCGCCGTCGCCCACGCGTGGTAGTAGGCCTCGTCCCCCTGGCGGAACTGCACGTAGGGGTCGCCGGAGCCGGCGACGAACGCGCCCAGCCGCACCGCCGCGGCCGCGACGACGACCGCCGCCGCCAGCGTCCCGGGGGAGGCCGTCGGCCAGGGGCGCGCGCTCGGCGGCGATGGCTCCATCACGCCGGCATCGATAGCGCATCGCGGCCGCGGACGCAAGCCTCGCGCGCGCCGCCGACGCCGCCGGGCGGGTCGCCGAAAAAGTCACTTGACAGGTCCGCGCCGTGCCCGTATACATACCTTCGAACCGACACCACGATCCAGCGGACACAACCCCCGAGGAACACCTGCATGAGGTAAACCCGCAAGACGGCGCGCCACACGGACGGCGCGAAAGGATCACCCCACCAAAGACACCGGCGCCTGGCGCCGAACAGCCAGAGAGATCACCCGTATTCGCACCACCGGCGCCCTGCCTCCCGCGCGGGACGCGGGGCATCCGAGGAGGAAACCATGAACATTGTGGAACTGAAGGAAAAATCGATCGCTCATCTCAACGAGATCGCCAAGCAGCTGAACGTCGAGGGCGCGGCCTCGCTCAAGAAGCAGCAGCTGATCTTCGAGATCCTCAAGGCGCAGATCGAGATCGACGGCAACGTCTACGGCGAGGGCGTGCTCGAGTGCCTGCCGGACGGCTTCGGCTTCCTGCGGGCGCCGGACTACAACTACCTGCCCGGCCCGGACGACATCTACGTCTCGCCGTCGCAGATCCGCCGCTTCAACCTGCGCACCGGGGACACGATCAGCGGCCAGATCCGCCCGCCGAAGGAGGGCGAGCGCTACTTCGCCCTGATCAAGGTCGAGACGGTCAACTTCGAGGACCCCGAGATCGCCAAGGACAAGATCCTCTTCGACAACCTCACGCCGCTGTACGCCCACGAGAAGCTCAAGCTCGAGTACAACCCCAAGGACTATTCGACGCGCATCATGGACCTGCTCTCGCCCATCGGGAAGGGCCAGCGCGGCCTGATCGTCGCGGCGCCGCGCACCGGCAAGACCATGCTCCTGCAGTCGATCGCGAAGGCGATCGTCACGAACCACCCCGAGGTCTGGCTGATCGTGCTGCTCATCGACGAGCGCCCCGAGGAGGTCACGGACATGCAGCGCTCGATCCCGCGCGCCGAGGTCATCTCCTCGACCTTCGACGAGCCGCCGACGCGCCACGTGCAGGTCGCCGAGATGGTCATCGAGAAGGCGCGCCGCCTCGTCGAGCACCGCCGCGACGTGGTGATCCTGCTCGACTCGATCACCCGCCTGGCGCGCGCCTACAACGCCGTGACGCCCGCCTCCGGCAAGGTGCTCTCCGGCGGCGTCGACGCCAACGCGCTGCAGAAGCCCAAGCGCTTCTTCGGGGCGGCGCGCAACATCGAGGAGGGCGGCTCGCTGACGATCGTCGCCACCTCGCTCATCGACACCGGCAGCCGCATGGACGACGTCATCTTCGAGGAGTTCAAGGGCACCGGCAACATGGAGATCCACCTCGACCGCCGGCTCGTCGACAAGCGCATCTTCCCCGCGATGGACATCAACAAGTCCGGCACCCGCAAGGAGGAGCTGCTGCTGCCCGAGGACACGCTCAACAAGATCTGGGTGCTGCGCAAGGTCCTCAACCCGCTGAACGTCGTCGACTCGATGGAGTTCCTCCTCGAGAAGTTCAAGGAGACCAAGACCAACGAGGACTTCCTCAAGGCGATGAACAAGTAGCCGCGGCGGGGCTTTCCCGCAGCGGCGCGCGGGGGTAGACTCGCGCCGTGCGCAAGATCAAGCTCGCGATCGTCCAGCCCGCCCTCGCCGAGGGCGAGTGCGCCGCCAACTGGCGCGCGGCGCGGGCGGCGCTCGAGCGCGCCGGCGCCACCGGCGCCGACCTCGTCGTCCTCCCCGAGATGTGGCTCACCGGGTACGCGTACCGGCGCCTGCCCGAGCTGGCGGAGCGCACGCCCGAGTCGCTCGGGCGCGTCGGCGCCCTGGCGAAGAAGTACGGCTACTTCGTCGTCGGCTCCTGGGCCGAGCGGGACGGGGCCGGCCGCCTCGCCAACACCGCCTGCATCGTCGGGCCGGACGGCAGGGTCTGCGCCCGCTACCGCAAGGTGCACCTGTTCGGGCCGATGAGGGAGGACCGGCACTTCGTCGCCGGGCGCGCCGCCTGCGTCGCGGAGCTGGAGATCGGCGTCGTCGGCCTCGCGCTCTGCTACGACCTGCGCTTCCCGGAGCAGGCGCGCAAGATGGCGCTGCGCGGCGCCGAGCTGCTGGTCTACCCGTCGCAGTGGCCCGAGGTGCGGCTCGGGCACTTCCACACGCTGCTGGCGGCGCGCGCGATCGAGAACCAGCTCTTCACGGTGGGGGTCAACCGCGCCGGCCGCAGCGTGTCCGTACAGTTCGGCGGCGGCTCCGCCGTCGTCGGGCCGCGCGGGGAGGTGCTGGCGCAGCTGGGGCCCGAGGAGGGCTTCGCGGAGGTCGAGATCGACCTCGACGAGATCGCGGCGACGCGCGAGCAGATCACGTACCTCGCCGACCGCGCGAGAGAGGTCGACGAGTTCCTGTACCGCTAGCCCTTCGCCAGCGTCTCCTTGGCCCGCGTGGCCGCCTCGAGGCCCTCGACGAGCGCGGACTCGAACGCCGGCAGCCCCTGGTTGTCCGAGTGCGCGAAGTGCAGCCGGCCCATGGAGCGCTTGACGATCTCCGACTTCTCCGTGTACCAGCCCGGCTTGCCGTGGCAGAGCGCGTGGCCCCAGCGCGTGAGGCGCACGTCGACGATCTTCTTGCGCGCCCCGGGGAGCAGCTTCTCGAGGCCGGCGATCGTCCCCTCCTTGAAGCTCGCGAACGAGCCGTCCTTCAGCGGCGACTCGTGGTCGTAGGCGGTCGGCCAGTAGACCGAGAGCACCTGCTGCTTCGTCGGCGCCCGCTTGCTCGCGCCCGTGCGGCTGACCCAGTCGGCGACGATGAAGTCCGTGAACGGCGCCGCGTTCGTCCAGGTGTCGTACGAGGCCTCCACGATCGGCTCCGAGCACAGCGCGTTGGCCACGACGTAGGTGCCGTAGGTCAGCTCGCGGATCGCCGCCTCCTGGTCCTTCGGGATGCCCTTGACGATGTGGCGCGCGAGGAACTTCGGGCAGGCCATGATCACCGTCTTCGCTTCGACCAGGTGCGCCTTGCCCTCGGCGTCGAGGTACGTCACGGCGACGTCGCGCTCGCGCGGCTCCACGAACACCGCCGTCGCGGGCTTGACG
The bacterium DNA segment above includes these coding regions:
- the glgP gene encoding alpha-glucan family phosphorylase; protein product: MIRRESDRSIAYFTMEIGLRNDIPTFSGGLGVLAGDTIKSAADLALPVVVATLLSRKGYFRQEIDAEGRQHEHPVTWDPAAVMKLQSPRVRIQIEGRPVAIQAWRYDVASLGTPGVVVPVYFLDTDVAGNDPRDREITDALYSGDARHRLKQESVLGIGGVRMLEALGYTRLRKYHMNEGHASLLTLELLRRSRRSIEEVWDESLVYNRDEVRQRCVFTTHTPVDAGHDRFPWELVREVLEEIVPLRMLRDLGGEDELNMTRLALNLSNYVNGVAKKHGAVSQGMFPGYEIHAITNGVHSYTWTCEEFKALYNRYLPGWANEPELFVRVGAIPDDQLWEAHQEAKRRLLDIVAERSGRRLSPDILTIGFARRATAYKRADLLFSDLERLRRIARGRLQVIYGGKAHPHDEAGKRLIESIHRFARELGEEIPVVYVENYDMDLALRMVSGVDVWLNTPLRPREASGTSGMKAAHNGVLNFSVLDGWWIEGHIECFTGWSIGPEPTEISCLVENDGCQDADSLYEKLEDYVIPLYYRERHTWVRMMQNAIGKNAYFFNTHRMMRRYVTEAYIR
- the proC gene encoding pyrroline-5-carboxylate reductase; this encodes MAAMGFIGAGNMGEALIRGLIGGRVVRPADLWVSEPDAARRARLVKGYRVRAAAGNADLARRCGVIVLAVKPQLVPAVLAEIAPFVGRGKLVVSIAAGVTLATLEKALKARLVRTMPNTPALVGEGATAIAWGRGASAADKKLVRKLFGAVGTTVEVGEGLMDAVTGLSGSGPAFVFTVIQALADGGVQAGLPRAIARELAAQTVLGAAQMVLATGQHPHQLRDQVASPGGTTIRGIAELEERGVPGAFMAAVRAAAARSKELSGQ
- a CDS encoding DUF167 domain-containing protein, with the protein product MGDLRISAVPGGILLDVHLRPRASRAGVGGVRDGALELRVCAPPVEGEANAAARELLADLLGVSRSRVVLHGGEKSRRKVFRVDGLDPAEALRRLAAAGADLGGG
- a CDS encoding glycosyltransferase family 39 protein, translating into MEPSPPSARPWPTASPGTLAAAVVVAAAAVRLGAFVAGSGDPYVQFRQGDEAYYHAWATAIAQGHWARGASFFTTPLYAYVLALLYRIAGDGLALARSLNVLLGVGTVALVFLAARRWVGRGAAVAAAALVGFCAAPVSYELFAEKTSLVLFLTALTFHQVGRASERGTPGRWLLAGLSGGAASLAHTLLLVAAPAVWAHLAVNARGAGRPAARSAAFFTLGFALALAPATAHNWLQDRSFLLVCSTGGNTFYMGNGEGNLTGAYTVPPFAVSNAVSEERGFAAEAERRTGRRLRPSEVSAFWLREGLRDIAAQPALAARRFWRRFRWTVGAAEITDTRTFEFYEERHRPLRLLPWGFGLVSALGLTGLALAAGSRALAFPVAFTALFTAGTSAILVYGRYRLPLIVPLSLLGALALARAVEWARRRRTGALAALGALAAALGWFVYAPVPPLDEVSFFIDYSNQGNRYWDRGEFERAFAEYEKALRVRPGDLPAVPRLYARLGGIYAGRGELRRSEALLREGAARYPADREIGALLQEVSRRLAGTGASASP
- the rho gene encoding transcription termination factor Rho, with product MNIVELKEKSIAHLNEIAKQLNVEGAASLKKQQLIFEILKAQIEIDGNVYGEGVLECLPDGFGFLRAPDYNYLPGPDDIYVSPSQIRRFNLRTGDTISGQIRPPKEGERYFALIKVETVNFEDPEIAKDKILFDNLTPLYAHEKLKLEYNPKDYSTRIMDLLSPIGKGQRGLIVAAPRTGKTMLLQSIAKAIVTNHPEVWLIVLLIDERPEEVTDMQRSIPRAEVISSTFDEPPTRHVQVAEMVIEKARRLVEHRRDVVILLDSITRLARAYNAVTPASGKVLSGGVDANALQKPKRFFGAARNIEEGGSLTIVATSLIDTGSRMDDVIFEEFKGTGNMEIHLDRRLVDKRIFPAMDINKSGTRKEELLLPEDTLNKIWVLRKVLNPLNVVDSMEFLLEKFKETKTNEDFLKAMNK
- a CDS encoding nitrilase-related carbon-nitrogen hydrolase, yielding MRKIKLAIVQPALAEGECAANWRAARAALERAGATGADLVVLPEMWLTGYAYRRLPELAERTPESLGRVGALAKKYGYFVVGSWAERDGAGRLANTACIVGPDGRVCARYRKVHLFGPMREDRHFVAGRAACVAELEIGVVGLALCYDLRFPEQARKMALRGAELLVYPSQWPEVRLGHFHTLLAARAIENQLFTVGVNRAGRSVSVQFGGGSAVVGPRGEVLAQLGPEEGFAEVEIDLDEIAATREQITYLADRAREVDEFLYR